In a single window of the Zea mays cultivar B73 chromosome 5, Zm-B73-REFERENCE-NAM-5.0, whole genome shotgun sequence genome:
- the LOC100274128 gene encoding Heat stress transcription factor A-5, translated as MEVAGAREPGSGGGGGGGGGGPAPFLLKTYEMVDDPSSDAVVSWSDASDGSFVVWNQPEFAARMLPTYFKHNNFSSFIRQLNTYGFRKIDPERWEFANEYFVKGQKHLLKNIHRRKPIHSHSHQPGALPDNERALFEDEIDRLSREKAALQADLWKFNQQQSGAVNQLEDLERRVLDMEQRQTKMLSFLQQARKNPQFVRKLVKMAEESPIFADAFHKKRRLPGLECITDATETATSFFDDHSSSSRQEMGNLLNQHFSDKLKLGLCPAMAESNLITLSTQSSHEDNGSPLGKHPDYERTGMECLPLVPQMMELSDTGTSICPSKSVSFTTAANDDGFLPCHLNLSLASCPMDVVRSQIPDANVNTVDEKDGPPEVTTPTMEKDDGMPDRCHDATQNQKEASGHAGAAADATGRPHRGSQAPPEEHTGPQVVVNDKFWEQFLTERPGCPEAEEASFTLRRDPDHTHAYDEGTGSDTRDMGQLKL; from the exons ATGGAGGTCGCCGGCGCCCGCGAGCCCGGtagcggaggaggaggaggtggcggcggtGGCGGACCAGCCCCGTTCCTGCTGAAGACGTACGAGATGGTGGACGACCCGTCGAGCGACGCGGTGGTGTCATGGAGCGACGCATCCGACGGGAGCTTCGTCGTCTGGAACCAGCCCGAGTTCGCCGCGCGGATGCTGCCTACCTACTTCAAGCACAACAACTTCTCCAGCTTCATCCGCCAGCTCAACACATAC GGTTTTCGCAAAATAGACCCAGAGCGCTGGGAATTTGCTAATGAGTACTTTGTCAAGGGACAGAAGCACCTGCTGAAGAATATCCACAGGAGGAAACCCATCCACAGCCATAGCCATCAGCCAGGTGCCCTGCCTGACAATGAGCGTGCGTTATTTGAGGATGAGATTGACAGGCTTTCACGAGAGAAAGCTGCCCTCCAGGCTGACCTCTGGAAATTCAATCAGCAGCAGTCAGGTGCTGTGAACCAGTTAGAAGATCTTGAGCGGCGAGTGCTTGACATGGAGCAGCGACAGACGAAGATGCTCAGCTTCTTGCAGCAGGCTAGGAAGAATCCTCAGTTTGTCAGGAAGCTCGTTAAGATGGCAGAGGAATCCCCAATCTTTGCGGACGCGTTTCACAAGAAGCGAAGGCTACCTGGGCTTGAATGCATCACGGATGCTACCGAAACTGCCACTAGCTTTTTCGATGACCATAGCAGTAGTTCCAGGCAAGAAATGGGTAACCTTCTGAATCAGCACTTCTCTGACAAGCTGAAGCTTGGACTCTGTCCTGCAATGGCGGAAAGCAACCTCATCACCCTGAGCACCCAAAGCTCACATGAAGATAACGGGAGCCCTCTTGGGAAGCATCCAGATTACGAGAGAACAGGCATGGAGTGCCTTCCACTGGTGCCACAGATGATGGAGCTCTCTGACACTGGAACATCCATCTGTCCCTCGAAGAGTGTGAGCTTTACAACAGCTGCAAATGACGACGGGTTCTTGCCATGCCACCTCAACCTCAGCCTTGCATCATGTCCAATGGATGTGGTCAGAAGCCAAATCCCCGATGCAAACGTGAACACTGTGGATGAGAAGGATGGCCCACCGGAGGTGACCACACCCACCATGGAGAAGGACGACGGCATGCCTGACAGATGCCATGATGCTACCCAGAACCAGAAGGAGGCTTCAGGTCACGCTGGGGCCGCAGCAGATGCAACGGGTAGGCCGCATCGGGGCAGCCAAGCTCCCCCTGAAGAACATACAGGTCCCCAGGTGGTGGTGAACGACAAGTTCTGGGAGCAGTTCCTTACCGAGAGGCCGGGCTGCCCCGAAGCCGAGGAAGCAAGCTTCACCCTGAGGAGGGATCCAGACCACACGCATGCGTACGACGAGGGCACTGGAAGTGACACGAGAGATATGGGGCAGCTGAAACTCTGA